Proteins from a single region of Candidatus Puniceispirillum marinum IMCC1322:
- a CDS encoding Rne/Rng family ribonuclease: MTKRLLIDARQSEETRVVLLSGTRIEDFDYETENRKQLKGNVYLARVTRVEPSLQAAFVEYGGNRQGFLAFSEIHPDYYRIPIEDREALLAADKAEAQDEDNEKDAEDGLETVGGGDGDEDDIRPARKVRKYKIQEVISRKQIMLVQVVKEERGNKGAALTTYLSLAGRYCVLMPNNSRGGGVSRKITNVADRKRLKTVVGGLDIPDGMAVIVRTAGSKRTKTEIARDYAYLSKLWNDIRERTLESQAPCIIHEEGNLIKRSIRDIYTSEVEEILVEGEEAYKAARNHIKMLIPSHVKKVKKHEDAIPLFQHYRVESQMDTIHSPQVTLKSGGYLVINQTEALVAVDVNSGRSTRERNIEETALKTNLEAADELARQLRLRDLSGLIVVDFIDMEENRNQNAVERRMKDAMRNDRARIQIGSISHFGLLEMSRQRLRLSINESTSDLCPHCEGTGRVRSVDTAALQTLRSIEDEAQKGKMDEMHITVHRDIALFILNHKRDALAELESRYGITIMLLSDDTLISPEYRIERVGWQGKAPQQQNRRSPKPANNNNNNNSNSNRADNKDAKNDNASDTADASDSDDDAQTASEAGDNDATSDEDQPKRRRRGRRGGRRRRRRNGNENGTNAENEGQTATSDAGSDNVASAEAATDAVSTADEAPAKKSRGRGRKATSVATEAASAETAEAQSNDNADTTASDTEGETKPKRQARKKAAPKAKADIDVTAADDAPAKAAPKKAATKKTAPKKATKASKKASAADADAVSETKVVAKKKPRTAAAKKGTTKAASKAAASADAATAISNGSDHEATAADARAPISSAPQDVVDVDGDKPAGKTRRGWWSRG; encoded by the coding sequence ATGACCAAGCGCCTATTGATAGATGCACGACAATCCGAAGAAACGCGGGTTGTGCTTCTAAGTGGAACACGCATTGAAGATTTTGACTATGAGACCGAAAATCGCAAGCAACTAAAAGGCAATGTATATCTGGCACGTGTAACGCGTGTTGAACCGTCCTTGCAGGCGGCCTTTGTCGAATATGGCGGCAACCGCCAAGGTTTTCTTGCCTTTAGCGAAATCCATCCGGACTATTACCGCATCCCCATCGAAGATCGTGAAGCCTTGCTGGCGGCCGATAAAGCCGAAGCACAAGATGAGGATAACGAGAAAGACGCCGAAGACGGTCTGGAAACTGTTGGTGGCGGCGATGGTGACGAAGATGATATCCGTCCAGCACGTAAAGTCCGCAAATATAAAATTCAGGAAGTCATTTCCCGCAAGCAAATCATGCTTGTTCAGGTTGTAAAGGAAGAACGTGGCAACAAAGGCGCAGCGCTGACCACCTATCTGTCTCTTGCAGGACGGTATTGTGTGCTGATGCCAAATAACAGCCGCGGTGGCGGTGTTAGCCGCAAAATCACTAATGTTGCTGATCGCAAACGGCTAAAGACTGTTGTTGGTGGGCTGGATATTCCCGATGGTATGGCGGTGATTGTCCGTACCGCCGGCTCCAAGCGCACCAAAACCGAAATTGCCCGTGATTACGCCTATCTCTCCAAATTATGGAATGATATTCGCGAGCGTACGCTTGAGTCCCAAGCCCCCTGCATCATTCATGAAGAAGGCAATCTGATCAAACGATCAATCCGTGATATCTATACCAGCGAAGTCGAAGAAATTCTGGTTGAAGGTGAAGAGGCCTATAAAGCCGCACGCAATCACATCAAAATGCTGATTCCAAGCCATGTGAAAAAGGTCAAGAAGCACGAAGATGCGATCCCACTATTTCAGCATTATCGCGTCGAAAGCCAGATGGACACGATCCATAGCCCGCAGGTAACGCTGAAATCAGGTGGTTATCTTGTGATCAATCAGACCGAAGCATTGGTGGCTGTCGATGTCAATTCGGGGCGGTCAACACGCGAACGTAATATCGAAGAAACCGCCCTCAAAACCAATCTTGAAGCGGCTGATGAGTTGGCCCGCCAGTTACGCTTGCGTGATCTGTCAGGACTTATTGTCGTCGATTTCATCGATATGGAAGAAAATCGCAATCAAAATGCGGTTGAACGCCGTATGAAGGACGCCATGCGCAATGACCGGGCGCGGATCCAGATAGGCTCTATAAGCCATTTCGGACTGCTCGAAATGTCACGCCAGCGTCTGCGTCTCAGTATTAATGAATCAACCAGTGATCTATGCCCGCATTGTGAAGGCACTGGACGGGTTCGTTCGGTTGATACAGCCGCCTTGCAAACATTACGCTCGATTGAGGATGAAGCGCAGAAAGGCAAAATGGACGAAATGCACATTACCGTGCATCGGGACATTGCCCTGTTTATCCTCAATCATAAGCGCGATGCGCTGGCCGAATTGGAAAGCCGTTACGGCATTACCATTATGCTGTTGTCAGATGACACATTGATCTCGCCAGAATATCGGATCGAACGCGTCGGATGGCAAGGCAAAGCCCCGCAACAGCAAAACCGTCGGTCGCCAAAACCAGCCAATAATAATAACAATAATAATAGTAATAGTAATCGCGCCGATAACAAAGACGCCAAAAATGATAATGCTAGCGATACAGCGGACGCGTCAGATTCAGATGATGACGCACAGACGGCTAGTGAGGCTGGTGACAATGACGCCACGTCAGATGAAGATCAACCAAAACGGCGGCGGCGTGGACGTCGTGGTGGCAGGCGGCGGCGGCGGCGCAACGGCAATGAAAATGGCACGAATGCCGAAAATGAAGGCCAGACCGCAACATCGGACGCTGGAAGCGATAATGTAGCATCTGCCGAAGCCGCTACTGATGCCGTTAGCACTGCCGACGAAGCGCCTGCCAAGAAAAGCCGCGGACGGGGACGTAAAGCCACATCGGTGGCTACCGAAGCAGCATCAGCTGAAACGGCAGAAGCCCAAAGCAACGATAACGCTGATACAACTGCCAGCGATACTGAAGGTGAGACTAAGCCAAAGCGTCAGGCACGTAAAAAAGCTGCGCCAAAGGCAAAGGCTGATATTGATGTAACAGCCGCAGATGATGCACCTGCCAAAGCCGCGCCAAAGAAAGCTGCAACCAAGAAAACCGCGCCGAAGAAAGCAACAAAAGCATCGAAGAAAGCCAGTGCGGCTGATGCCGATGCTGTTAGCGAGACCAAAGTTGTGGCAAAGAAAAAGCCCCGCACAGCGGCCGCCAAGAAAGGCACGACAAAGGCCGCCAGCAAGGCCGCCGCGTCAGCTGACGCAGCCACAGCTATCAGCAATGGTTCCGATCATGAGGCTACCGCCGCAGATGCACGGGCACCGATCAGCTCAGCACCGCAGGATGTGGTCGATGTTGATGGAGACAAGCCAGCTGGCAAAACCCGCCGCGGCTGGTGGTCACGCGGCTAG
- a CDS encoding pyridoxal phosphate-dependent aminotransferase, with product MTLKSTTSNQLPPFLAMSMMQRTQTMEAAGHDVLHLEVGQPSTPAPVAVCDALTRSLSTLSSHGYSVAFGQKILRQRIAAHYQDWYGARPDWENIAITPGSSMGFVIAFLSAFDRGDKIAITTPGYPAYRNIMISLGLEPVLLPARAEQNWIADLDALAETGDLPDGLLLASPANPTGVVMSDAEIKAVCAWCDKHQVRLIMDEIYHGLSFKGPSTSAFVHNKNAIIINSFSKYFCMTGWRLGWMILPDDLRETAERLAQNLYISATTLNQHGAQAAFDCYDELNGHIERYQENRDILLRQLPPEFLGNAAPSDGAFYLYADISALTSDSIVFANRLLEDTGVACTAGVDFDPDEGQKFLRLSYAGSTDDIRNACQRINDWLPRLAKTA from the coding sequence ATGACACTGAAATCAACAACCAGCAATCAGCTGCCCCCTTTTCTGGCCATGTCCATGATGCAACGTACCCAAACCATGGAAGCCGCCGGTCATGATGTGCTTCATCTGGAGGTGGGACAGCCCTCGACGCCTGCGCCGGTCGCGGTTTGTGACGCTCTGACAAGGTCACTATCCACACTATCTTCGCATGGTTATTCGGTTGCCTTTGGTCAGAAGATCCTGCGTCAGCGTATCGCGGCGCATTATCAAGATTGGTATGGCGCACGTCCAGACTGGGAAAATATTGCGATAACACCCGGATCATCGATGGGGTTTGTGATTGCGTTCCTGTCGGCGTTTGATCGCGGTGACAAGATTGCCATCACCACACCGGGCTATCCTGCCTATCGCAATATCATGATTTCACTGGGATTGGAGCCTGTTTTACTGCCAGCGCGGGCAGAACAGAACTGGATTGCTGATCTTGATGCGCTTGCCGAAACAGGTGATCTGCCTGATGGGCTACTTTTGGCCAGCCCAGCCAACCCAACAGGTGTGGTGATGAGCGATGCCGAGATCAAAGCGGTCTGCGCCTGGTGCGATAAGCATCAGGTACGTCTGATTATGGACGAAATTTATCATGGGCTGTCTTTTAAAGGGCCAAGCACCTCGGCATTCGTGCATAATAAGAACGCCATCATCATTAATTCATTTTCCAAATATTTCTGCATGACAGGCTGGCGGCTGGGCTGGATGATTCTGCCTGACGATTTACGCGAAACCGCCGAACGGCTAGCCCAGAATCTCTATATTTCGGCTACAACGCTGAATCAGCATGGCGCGCAAGCGGCGTTTGATTGCTATGACGAGCTGAACGGGCATATTGAACGTTATCAGGAAAATCGCGATATTCTTCTGCGTCAATTGCCCCCGGAATTTCTGGGGAATGCGGCACCCTCTGATGGGGCATTCTATCTCTATGCTGATATCAGCGCCCTCACGTCTGACTCGATTGTCTTTGCCAATCGTCTGCTTGAAGACACAGGCGTTGCTTGTACGGCGGGGGTCGATTTTGATCCCGATGAGGGGCAGAAATTCCTGCGCTTATCCTATGCCGGTAGCACTGATGATATCCGTAATGCCTGCCAGCGGATCAATGACTGGCTTCCGCGTCTGGCCAAAACCGCATAG
- a CDS encoding M48 family metalloprotease — protein MQRVETLITNRSTATDPITRRLLMVRSITIITAMLLCLITSITSANAYLIRDTELEAGLEDIISPLAIAAGFKADEIKVRVVIAPEFNAFVAGGRTVYINSGLILKAKSPDEVIGVLAHELGHIVAGHVPRRGEAMADAKAASALAALAAIALAAGTGSNDAAVGVMIGGQDRAQRNLLASVRRDESVADELGLQILDDAGYSALGLRDMMQRMASQRALPESRQSSYYTTHPGAETRLTTYQDHVNQSAVSDNILPGRINRLMARLAAKMRAWTENPQDVLRYEEPDPVNTRYGHAIASYRRGDLGTALNDIDALIAGAPDDAFFYEFRGDILLSMGRASDAASAYETAVAARPDSPQILLNLGRALIATNQKPRLERAIEAIEKAASHEPEWAFVRRQLAIAYGRSGRISYADMSLAEEALLTGDTNRAVHLSKRVLARKDLDNIIRNRANDILFRYGTKDP, from the coding sequence ATGCAGCGCGTAGAGACATTGATAACGAACAGATCCACCGCGACAGACCCCATTACGCGGCGTTTGCTTATGGTTCGGTCAATCACGATCATCACCGCGATGCTGTTGTGTCTGATCACCAGCATCACATCGGCTAACGCCTATCTTATTCGGGACACCGAGCTGGAAGCGGGACTCGAAGACATCATAAGCCCACTTGCCATAGCCGCTGGATTTAAAGCTGATGAGATCAAGGTGCGTGTTGTCATTGCCCCCGAATTTAATGCGTTTGTTGCGGGGGGACGAACGGTTTACATAAATTCTGGGCTTATTTTGAAAGCCAAAAGCCCGGACGAGGTTATTGGCGTTCTAGCACATGAGCTTGGCCATATCGTCGCGGGGCATGTGCCGCGCCGTGGAGAGGCGATGGCCGACGCCAAGGCGGCTTCGGCTCTGGCCGCTTTGGCGGCAATCGCGCTGGCGGCTGGCACCGGATCAAATGATGCCGCCGTTGGTGTGATGATTGGCGGTCAGGATCGGGCACAACGCAATTTGCTGGCCTCGGTGCGCCGTGATGAGTCGGTTGCTGATGAGTTAGGCTTGCAGATTCTGGATGATGCCGGATACTCGGCTTTGGGATTGCGTGACATGATGCAGCGCATGGCCAGCCAGCGCGCTTTGCCTGAAAGCCGTCAATCCTCTTATTACACGACGCATCCGGGCGCCGAAACACGGCTCACCACATATCAGGATCACGTCAATCAATCAGCGGTCAGTGATAATATCCTGCCAGGGCGAATAAACCGGCTGATGGCTCGCCTTGCCGCAAAAATGCGCGCCTGGACTGAAAACCCGCAAGATGTGTTGCGCTATGAAGAACCCGATCCGGTCAATACCCGCTATGGCCATGCGATCGCATCCTATCGGCGCGGTGATCTGGGTACAGCCCTGAATGACATTGACGCGCTGATCGCAGGCGCGCCAGACGATGCCTTTTTTTACGAATTTCGCGGCGATATATTATTGTCAATGGGGCGTGCCAGCGATGCCGCCAGCGCCTATGAAACAGCCGTAGCCGCGCGCCCCGACAGCCCGCAAATCCTTTTGAATCTGGGGCGTGCCCTGATTGCAACCAACCAGAAACCCCGACTTGAGCGCGCTATTGAAGCCATCGAAAAAGCTGCCAGCCATGAACCGGAATGGGCTTTTGTGCGGCGACAGCTTGCGATTGCCTATGGCCGGTCGGGGCGAATTTCCTATGCTGATATGAGCCTAGCTGAAGAAGCCTTGCTGACTGGCGACACCAACCGCGCCGTACATTTGTCAAAACGGGTTCTGGCCCGCAAGGATCTCGACAATATCATCCGAAACCGTGCCAATGACATTTTGTTTCGCTATGGCACCAAAGACCCATGA
- a CDS encoding DsbA family protein, whose product MSKIYHFVILTVLSMAAMALTQGLTSPAHADVKDSDKAAFEAIVKDYILANPEVLRDALMNLAKREDLARQAMAMQILFDDAGDPSMGNPDGGLVIYEFSDYNCGYCKRVFEPIQQVLRDDGDIRLVVKEFPILSQSSLVAAQAGIAAEKQGKFTDFHINMMTYRGKVTTQSIMDAANEAGIDTEQLKTDMESDAVATIIARTRQAAEALKLTGTPALVIGETVVRGAVDIDEFRRLIAAERAKQG is encoded by the coding sequence ATGTCCAAAATCTATCACTTTGTCATACTGACTGTCTTGTCCATGGCCGCTATGGCTTTGACTCAAGGATTAACATCGCCAGCGCATGCGGATGTTAAAGATAGCGACAAGGCCGCCTTTGAAGCCATCGTCAAGGACTATATCTTGGCGAATCCAGAAGTCCTGCGCGATGCGCTGATGAATCTGGCTAAGCGCGAAGATCTGGCGCGCCAAGCTATGGCCATGCAGATATTGTTTGATGATGCAGGTGACCCAAGCATGGGTAATCCGGATGGTGGTTTAGTGATCTATGAATTTTCGGACTATAATTGCGGCTATTGCAAACGTGTTTTCGAACCGATCCAGCAAGTGTTGCGCGACGATGGTGATATCCGTCTCGTGGTCAAGGAATTTCCGATCCTCAGCCAGTCCTCTCTGGTCGCGGCTCAGGCCGGCATTGCCGCCGAAAAACAAGGTAAATTTACCGATTTTCATATCAATATGATGACCTATCGCGGCAAAGTCACCACCCAGAGCATCATGGATGCCGCCAACGAGGCCGGTATCGATACTGAGCAGCTGAAAACCGATATGGAAAGCGATGCCGTCGCGACGATCATCGCGCGCACAAGGCAAGCCGCCGAAGCCTTGAAACTGACCGGAACGCCAGCCTTGGTTATTGGTGAGACTGTGGTGCGGGGCGCGGTAGATATTGATGAATTCCGGCGTTTAATCGCAGCCGAACGCGCCAAACAGGGCTAA
- the aroQ gene encoding type II 3-dehydroquinate dehydratase: MTKSKHILVLNGPNINMLGTREPDIYGHVTMADIVAGCAERCAKAGMSMDSFHSNCEGELITTIQQASGTYDWIVINAAGLTHTSVALRDALALFTGDVIEVHISNIHARESFRHVSLISAIAKGVVAGFGAQSYYMAINFIADTLTES; encoded by the coding sequence ATGACAAAATCGAAACACATTCTGGTCTTGAACGGCCCCAACATAAATATGCTTGGCACACGTGAACCCGATATTTACGGGCATGTGACGATGGCTGATATTGTGGCGGGCTGTGCTGAACGATGCGCCAAAGCTGGCATGAGCATGGATAGCTTCCATTCAAATTGCGAAGGCGAACTCATCACCACCATTCAGCAAGCATCCGGAACCTATGACTGGATCGTGATCAATGCCGCCGGCCTGACACATACGTCGGTTGCCTTGCGTGACGCGCTGGCTTTATTTACTGGTGACGTGATCGAAGTACATATATCGAACATCCATGCCCGCGAGTCTTTCCGGCATGTTTCTCTTATTTCCGCCATTGCAAAAGGCGTTGTTGCCGGATTTGGCGCACAATCCTATTACATGGCTATTAATTTTATCGCTGATACGCTTACGGAGAGCTAA
- the accB gene encoding acetyl-CoA carboxylase biotin carboxyl carrier protein has translation MASAPKSTSSKSETKLVKELADILDASGLAEIEYETEAVSIRLSRVTGAMPVAAVAPAAPAPVAPAAPAPVTPAANAPANPASHPGAVTSPMVGTVYTSPEPDAPAFISEGDTVKAGQTLFIVEAMKVMNPITAPKAGKISTILVQNAQPVEFGEALVIIE, from the coding sequence ATGGCATCTGCACCAAAATCAACGTCATCCAAATCCGAAACCAAACTGGTCAAGGAACTGGCTGACATTCTTGATGCGTCAGGACTGGCGGAAATCGAATATGAAACCGAAGCTGTGTCGATCCGTTTGTCACGTGTAACAGGGGCGATGCCCGTCGCCGCCGTGGCGCCTGCCGCACCTGCACCCGTAGCGCCTGCCGCACCTGCACCCGTGACGCCTGCCGCCAACGCGCCCGCCAATCCAGCCAGCCATCCCGGCGCGGTCACATCGCCAATGGTTGGCACCGTCTATACATCACCCGAACCTGATGCCCCTGCCTTTATTTCCGAAGGCGACACTGTCAAGGCTGGTCAGACATTATTCATCGTCGAGGCAATGAAAGTGATGAATCCCATCACCGCGCCAAAAGCAGGCAAAATCTCGACTATCCTTGTGCAGAACGCCCAGCCAGTAGAATTTGGTGAAGCTCTAGTAATTATAGAATAA
- the accC gene encoding acetyl-CoA carboxylase biotin carboxylase subunit encodes MFKKILITNRGDVALRVLRACKEMNIPSVIVHSTADADSMPVRLADESVCIGPPSSAESYLNIPAILSAAAITGADAVHPGVGFLSENADFAEIVAAHGLTFIGPEPHHIRAMGDKVEAKITAEAAGLPLVPGSPGAVHTIDDARKVAADVGYPLLVKAASGGGGRGMKVAETADNLAEAFSAARAEAKAAFGDDTVYLERYLGLPRHIEVQVIADAHGNVVHLGERECSIQRRHQKLFEEAPSPALTADERHKIGTVAAEATRKLGYLGVGTMEFLYENGEFFFIEMNTRLQVEHPITEAITGIDLVREQIRIAAGKPLSFSQKDVTFTGHAIECRINAEHPETFMPTPGKVTAFHAAGGPGVRVDSCLYSGYSVPPYYDSLIAKLIVYGDDRDHCLARLKRALQEFVVEPIPTTLPLHLRLVDADGIKDGSYNIRWLEEVFLAD; translated from the coding sequence ATGTTCAAAAAAATTCTTATTACCAATCGTGGTGACGTTGCTTTACGGGTACTCCGTGCCTGTAAGGAAATGAATATACCCAGTGTTATTGTCCATTCAACCGCTGATGCTGATTCCATGCCTGTCCGTTTGGCAGATGAGTCAGTCTGTATCGGCCCGCCAAGCAGTGCCGAATCCTATCTGAACATTCCGGCAATTCTGTCAGCGGCCGCCATTACCGGTGCTGATGCTGTGCATCCCGGTGTTGGCTTTCTGTCGGAAAATGCCGATTTCGCCGAGATTGTTGCGGCGCATGGGCTGACCTTTATCGGGCCTGAACCACATCATATCCGCGCGATGGGTGACAAGGTTGAAGCCAAGATCACCGCCGAAGCCGCTGGCTTGCCTTTGGTGCCAGGCTCCCCTGGTGCGGTCCATACAATAGATGACGCGCGCAAAGTTGCCGCCGATGTTGGCTATCCGCTTTTGGTCAAAGCTGCATCTGGTGGCGGTGGCCGCGGCATGAAGGTTGCCGAAACTGCCGATAATCTTGCCGAAGCTTTCAGCGCTGCCCGCGCCGAAGCCAAGGCTGCCTTTGGCGATGATACGGTTTATCTGGAACGCTATCTTGGCCTGCCCCGTCATATCGAGGTTCAGGTCATTGCCGACGCGCATGGCAATGTTGTGCATCTCGGCGAGCGCGAATGTTCGATCCAGCGCCGCCATCAAAAACTTTTCGAAGAAGCCCCCTCACCAGCTTTGACCGCCGATGAACGCCATAAAATCGGTACAGTTGCCGCCGAAGCCACACGCAAGCTTGGCTATCTTGGCGTCGGCACAATGGAATTTCTTTATGAGAATGGCGAATTCTTCTTTATCGAGATGAACACACGCCTGCAGGTCGAACATCCGATTACCGAAGCCATTACCGGCATTGATCTTGTGCGCGAACAAATCCGTATCGCGGCAGGCAAGCCCTTATCCTTTAGCCAGAAAGATGTCACATTCACTGGCCATGCGATCGAATGTCGGATCAATGCCGAACATCCCGAAACATTTATGCCGACTCCCGGCAAGGTCACGGCCTTTCATGCGGCGGGGGGGCCAGGCGTGCGGGTCGATTCCTGTCTCTATTCGGGCTATTCGGTACCGCCCTATTATGACAGCTTAATTGCCAAGCTGATCGTCTATGGTGATGACCGCGATCATTGCCTAGCGCGTTTGAAGCGCGCTTTGCAGGAATTTGTTGTCGAGCCAATTCCGACCACTTTGCCGCTTCATCTGCGTCTGGTTGACGCCGATGGCATTAAAGACGGAAGCTATAATATCCGCTGGCTGGAAGAAGTTTTTCTAGCAGACTAA
- the aat gene encoding leucyl/phenylalanyl-tRNA--protein transferase has translation MSQTYAFAPETLIKAYALGVFPMADAHDSDDIRFYDPEVRALIPLDDAVGTGIHIPRRLRRTVRNTPFNVTIDHDFPAIIKGCAELADDRTDTWINKDIQALYIALHKMGFAHSIEVWDGDRLVGGLYGVALRAAFFGESMFSRATDASKIALVHLMARLKAGGFQLLDAQFTNPHLVQFGITEISRDTFQDKLAQAMASSADLRLGTASDELTIGFLDTLSKPVDS, from the coding sequence ATGTCACAGACCTATGCTTTTGCACCGGAAACACTAATCAAGGCTTATGCACTTGGAGTGTTTCCTATGGCTGACGCGCATGACAGCGATGATATCCGCTTTTATGATCCCGAAGTGCGCGCCTTGATCCCGCTGGATGACGCTGTTGGTACGGGCATTCACATTCCCCGCCGCCTGCGCCGCACTGTGCGCAATACCCCCTTTAACGTCACCATCGATCATGATTTTCCTGCCATTATCAAAGGCTGCGCCGAACTGGCAGATGATCGGACTGACACCTGGATCAATAAGGATATTCAGGCGCTTTACATCGCTTTACACAAGATGGGTTTTGCGCATTCGATCGAGGTCTGGGATGGCGACAGGCTTGTTGGCGGCCTCTATGGTGTGGCTTTGCGCGCGGCATTCTTTGGCGAGTCCATGTTTTCACGCGCCACCGACGCCTCGAAAATAGCCCTTGTGCATCTGATGGCCCGATTAAAGGCTGGCGGCTTTCAGTTACTTGATGCGCAATTCACCAATCCGCATCTGGTGCAATTTGGCATCACTGAAATATCGCGTGACACCTTTCAGGATAAGCTGGCACAGGCGATGGCATCATCGGCTGACCTGCGGCTTGGCACCGCATCAGATGAATTGACTATCGGGTTTCTGGATACGCTGTCAAAGCCGGTGGACAGCTAG
- a CDS encoding DUF2155 domain-containing protein — translation MTNPKIIFAAMVLYVSYAMPVAAEWIDGKIVVLQGLDKITARITTLTTAIDTPLRFGTLQLTVNRCAFRPPEEPPENVAFLTILDRGHDLSLAPKSVFTGWMFSSSPAVSAMEHPVYDITLLSCRAQ, via the coding sequence ATGACAAACCCCAAAATCATATTTGCGGCTATGGTGCTGTATGTCAGTTACGCCATGCCTGTTGCGGCTGAATGGATAGATGGCAAAATAGTTGTTCTGCAAGGGCTAGATAAAATCACCGCCCGGATCACCACATTGACGACAGCTATTGATACGCCTTTGCGGTTTGGCACATTGCAATTGACCGTCAATCGTTGTGCGTTTCGTCCCCCTGAAGAACCGCCTGAAAATGTCGCTTTTTTAACGATACTTGATCGTGGTCATGATCTGTCACTAGCACCAAAGTCTGTCTTTACGGGCTGGATGTTCTCTTCGAGTCCTGCGGTGTCAGCTATGGAGCATCCGGTATATGACATCACCTTGCTGTCATGTCGTGCGCAATAG
- the mlaD gene encoding outer membrane lipid asymmetry maintenance protein MlaD, whose protein sequence is MQRNTLEMIMGAVVLLAAAGFVTLAYEAADIQGTNGYEIQAEFGATGGLSVGDDVRISGIKIGRITSQTLDPDTYSARIAMAINPDILIPADSSARITAASLLGGNYLELMPGADIDMLAPGAIIYDTRDPVSLTDLLGKAVFAGADGGTN, encoded by the coding sequence ATGCAGCGTAATACACTTGAAATGATTATGGGTGCTGTGGTGCTTCTTGCCGCTGCTGGCTTTGTCACGCTTGCCTATGAGGCGGCTGATATTCAAGGCACTAACGGGTATGAAATACAGGCTGAATTCGGTGCCACTGGCGGCTTGTCAGTGGGTGATGATGTGCGTATATCTGGCATCAAGATTGGCCGTATTACGTCCCAGACGCTTGATCCGGATACCTATAGCGCGCGCATTGCCATGGCGATCAATCCCGACATCTTGATTCCGGCTGACAGTTCGGCACGGATTACCGCGGCGTCATTGCTGGGTGGAAATTATCTGGAGCTTATGCCAGGTGCCGACATAGACATGCTGGCACCAGGCGCCATCATCTATGACACACGCGATCCGGTGAGCCTTACCGATCTTTTGGGCAAAGCCGTTTTTGCAGGGGCAGATGGTGGCACGAACTAA
- a CDS encoding NADH:ubiquinone oxidoreductase subunit NDUFA12: MDIVTLLMLKLTAREIGGDEHGNRYFEERKARPGKPPRRYVRYSGMPEASKVPADWHGWLHHTEDTPPPNGGYKRHDWQIDHMPNLTGTKFAHRPEGHVLKSGKRQAATGDYEPWTPV, from the coding sequence ATGGATATTGTAACTTTGTTGATGCTAAAGCTTACCGCCCGCGAAATCGGTGGTGACGAGCATGGTAATCGCTATTTCGAAGAGCGTAAGGCGCGCCCAGGCAAGCCGCCGCGGCGTTATGTGCGTTATAGCGGTATGCCAGAAGCATCAAAGGTGCCGGCTGACTGGCATGGCTGGTTACATCATACCGAAGATACCCCGCCCCCGAACGGTGGCTATAAGCGTCATGACTGGCAGATTGATCATATGCCAAATCTGACTGGTACAAAATTTGCGCATCGTCCAGAAGGTCATGTGCTCAAAAGCGGCAAACGTCAGGCAGCGACTGGTGATTATGAGCCATGGACACCGGTCTGA